In Oscillospiraceae bacterium, the genomic window GAAAGCATTAAGAAAATGATACCAGAGGATTCACTGTGGCCTGTTCCGAACATTCAGTGGGCTTATCACGATTTCACGATTAATGGCGCTCAAAATGGAGCTCAGTTCATGACACTTATGCGGCAATACGGCGAGGCGGGCAATGTGGAAGATTTTGTGAAGTACGCGCAAATGGTGAATTATGAGAACCATAAAGCATTGTTTGAAGGCCCCGAGATTTACAGGTCAAACGCGATGCTGATGTGGATGAGCCAGTCGGCGTGGCCGTCATTTGTCTGGCAGACATACGATTATTTCTTCGACACAAATGCGGGGTATTTCGGCATCAAGAAGGCAAATCAGATCGTTAACGCGATATATAATCCGGATAATAGAACGATTGTCGTTGTAAATAACTCCGGTATCAACTATTCAGGTCTGAGGGTTGAGGTTGACGCGTATGACCTCTACGGCAAAAAGGTTAATTCCCAGATTGCGGAGCCTCTTAATCTTGGAGCGGATGAGGCTGTCACGAACGCGACCGGATCAGCGCCTATCACGTCGGCGCAGACGACGACGGATACCAATTTTATCGTTACCCGCGTCTACAATAACGGAGAATTGATCAGTGACAACTTCTATTGGATGACATTCGCGTCAAGCCGCAATTTCCTTGATATGAAGAACCTGGACATGGTTGCTCTTAAGTCGGAAATTACCGATATTGACAATATCGACGGCGTCAGCTACGTTACGGCCAAGATCAAGAACGCCAACGATATACCGGCGCTAATGATAAGGATTAAGACACTGACCGACGTAACCGGCCAGCAGGTTCTGCCCGCGTATTATTCGGACAATTATTTCTCGCTTATGCCGGACGAAGAAACAGAGATAATCATTGAGTTTGATGATAAGCACCTTTTAGGCGAGGAAGCCGAGTTCTTCCTTGAGGGCTACAACATTGCACCCTCCGAGCTTGGAGCGGATGTGCCGAATTACCGCATAGGCACACCCAGATTTATCTGGAATGAGTCATACATCGAAAGTATGATCAACGGCGAGATCTCGCTTGAAGTCGGGGTCACTGCTCTCGAAGATTCCGAACTGGAACTTTATCCTATAATAGCGCTGTATTATGATAACAAGCTCGTTGACGTGCAAGGAGAAAAAACCCTTGCCGTACTCGGAGAGGGAGATAGCGTCAAGCTGCGCACAAAAAGCATTGTCGTCCCATCCGGCCCGTTGCAGGGATATTCCGTTAAGGGTTTCCTGTGGGATGGGAATATGACACCTTTAAGGCAAGCGATCTCTCTTGGGGAATTCGTGGAACCAAGCGACAATATCTTGCTCAAGAAGCCGGCTTCCGCCAACGGGTACACGGATAACTGGCCGCCCGAAATGGGTAATGACGGCAATACTGCGACACGCTGGTCATCCGCATACTCTAATAATCAGCCGTACGTGGTTAATTTAAGGGGCGAATATCAGATAGAAAAAGTCTCAATTGAATGGGAATCGGCGCGTGCCGCGACATTCCAAATACAAATAGGGAACAGCCCGAATGGTCCGTGGACTACACTTACGCCAATAGGCGCAACCAGTGATGTAATAAACGGTACCGGCAGCCAGCACAGTATCCAGACGATAAACTTCCCTCTCTCGGATCCGTGCAGTTATTTCAGATTTTATGGATTGACGAGGAATACGAACTACGGGTTCTCGTTCTGGGAAATTGAGGCTTATGGAGTAGAATCGACGCCTCATAACATAAGGATCAACCCGTTAAACGACCGAAGCGGATATAACGGCATCCCCATGAGGTTTGTCGTCAGCGCCAACGGATCAGCAGGAACAGGCATTGTGTACTCCGCCGACGACCTGCCAGAAGGAGCCGCAATTGACCCGGTCACTGGCGTGTTCACGTGGACGCCGACCGATTCCCAATTGGGGGTTCACAACATAACTTTCATTGTAACGAATGGATTCAAGTCTGATCAAATGACCGTTATGGTCACAATCGGTTACGACTTGGCTTCCGATACGGCCCCGCCATTGTGGCCGCCCGACCCGGAGCTAGATATAACAACGTAAGTCGCTGAAATGGCCCGCTGCTTATGACCTTGATACCGCAGTGGCCGAATATGAGTTGTATAGCGGCTCATCCAGAATTGCGATTCTAAGCCCCGGAACGACCACATATTCAGCTATGAGCCTTATGCCTGAAATAGCGTACGAATTCAGTATCCGTGCCAAGGATTTGGCCGGCATATAGTTCATCCCTCACTATCGAAGTAACTACCGGCCAAGCGCCGGTAGTTACTCTTTATGACAGCGTAGCGTGGACCGGTTCACACCCGACAGTATACTATGCTGACCGCGGTAGCGGTTCCAACCAGCAGAAAACGGACAATGGCCGGTCATCAGCAGCTCAACAGCAATACATTTTTGGATGAGTTTACATTGTCCGGAGCGGATGGCAGGTATGTTCGAATCTATTGCCAAAATGCGACGACTCAGTATGGGTATTCAATATGGGAGTTTGAAGCGTATGGGGCACCGTACATAGGCCCATGAACAATAGTAATTATGTACCTCTAAAAAAATATGGATGAATAAATCCACTTGTCAGTCCGGGATCGGTTTTCCCGGACTGACAAGCAGGGAAAGATATTCGGGAGTGTCGCGCAAACCGTGTAAACGGGATAATCTAGCAAGGATTTGAGAATACTAAGGTTGCTTTTACCCGTACGGAAGACAGGACAACGATGGAGACCGACCCGAGCGCCGAACGGGGTTTGGCGGGAAGCGATGCCGGTAGGTGTCGCTTTCGTAATCGCTTCCCGGAAAACAAAGGCGATAAACTTCGGGGGTATCGGGGGCAGAGCCCCTGATTCTAAATCTATCCTGCGCGGCGGACGTCCAGCCTGTCGGCAAAAAACACCATCAACTGCCCAATTATCATGCCCCAGTCTCGGACAGGCATACTCCATTTCTTGCTGATTTCTTGAATAGAGAGAAAAACAGACTTTTTCACCGCATCATCAGTCGGGTAAGTCGTCTTTGTTTTATCGTGAACTTGCGCAGCATACGATGAAAACCCTCAACCGCATTGGTCGTATAGATGAGCCGCCGGACTTCCTCCGGATACTTGAAATAGGTGGATAGCTCCGTCCAGTTTTGCTCCCAAGATTTGATGATTTGTGGGTACTTCTTGCCCCACTTTTCACGAAACTCTTCCAGACGGTATTCCGCGTCGTCCAGCGTCGGCGCACCATAAACCAGCTTCAGATCGGCCATGACCCCCTTGATATCTTTATACGAGACATATTTCGTGGAATTGCGGATTTGGTGTATGACACAAAGCTGTTGTTCTGTCTTCGGAAACACCGTTTCAATCGCTGTGGAAAACCCGGAAAGATTGTCACGGCAAGCGATTAAGATGTCCTCCACACCACGGTTCCTCAGTTCGTTGCATACCGTCGTCCAGAAACTGGCGCTCTCGTTCTCACTCATCCACATGCCGAGGATTTCTTTCCGCCCCTCCAAGTTGATCCCCAAAACAGAGTACAGACACTTGTTGATCACCTTGCTGTCCTTACGGACTTTGAACACGATACCGTCCAAAAACACCACCGGATACACAGCGTCAAGAGGACGACTCTGCCATTCCGCTACCGCCGGCATGATCTTATCGGTGATACGGCTGATGAGCCCTGCTGATACATCCACCCCATAGATGTCACGTAGATGGTCTTCGATATCGCGCGTAGACATCCCTTTGGCGTACATCGCCAGCACTCGCGCCTCGATGTCGTCTGTGCGCGTCTGTCGCTTCTCAATCACTTGCGGTGCAAAGCTTCCGTTTCGGTCGCGGGGTACGGCGATCTCGCTCTCCCCCCACTCACTTTTGATCATCTTCCTGCCGTATCCATTCCGTGAGTTGCCGCTGTTGTTGCCCAGTACACTGTGCTTGTCGTAGCCAAGGTGTTCGTCCATTTCCGCCTCCAGCATCTTTTCCAGCGTCCCGGAGAACAACCCTTTCAGCTTCGCTGTGATATCAGCAGCCGTTGTGCATCCTTCCGCTATCAGACCTACGAGCGCGCGTTCTTCTTCGTTCAGTTGTGTCATCGAGAACATCTCCTCCTTCTTTCCTTGTGGAGATTATTCCCATTTACACGGCCCGCTATACGTCCTCGTCAGTGGCGACAAAATCTCATAATCGCCGCCACGCGCTCGAACAGCGCCTTCTCGTCCACAAGCCCGGCGTTCGGCGCGGACGGAACCAGCGCCGAATTCCCGACAGGTTGCCTTTCGGTTTGAACTCACAAGGATTTCTTGTAAGTTCAATTTTCAGCAGGTTTGCCGCCTTGATAGATGGTCAGCAACGTGGAAGCTTCGCTTTTTTAACACCGCCTTATGGTGTATCCTGCTCTCCCGATTCCAATTCGTGCAGAACGGCTTTTGCTTCGAACTGCTCAATACAAACGCGAATCAGTTTCTCAATCCCTGGCAAAAGCGCATGCGGCTGATTGGACAGAAGCGTTTGAATGTTTTGAAGACAAACTGACGGTTCATCTTGGCGCAAAAGGGCATCACAGCTCACACTGAGAACTTCCGCAATGCGATACAATGTTCGGACCCTCACCATTTTTTGCCCGCGCTCCACCCTGGAAATAAACGCGGTGCTGATGCCGATTTTTTCCGCAAGCTGCGGCTGAGTAAAACCGGCTATATTTCGATATTTGGCCACGTTGTTGCCCATTGTGATTTGGAAATAATTGTCATCCATATTAAAAACACCTTCGCCCGACTAAATGTGCGCATGTCAACGCGGTCTATGAAAAAAGCGGCTCGCTTTGGATGTATGCGGGAGGCTTTACGCAAAATAGTGCAAGGACGACAAGGAAGAATGCCTTCAATTAGCATGCCTCGGTCTCGGAGGGGCATGCTCTTTTTTTATAGCGCTGTGCCTTTTTGGGGGACAAACAATGTACTCATGTCCACGCCCTCAAAGGCAAGCAGCTTCACCTTGGTGGCGATGCCGCCCGCGTAACCTGTCAGACTTCCGTTTGAGCCGACGACGCGGTGGCACGGAATGATGATGGAGATAGGGTTGTGCCCGACCGCACCGCCGACTGCCTGTGCGGACATCGTGGCTTTGTTCGCCGTTGCCGCCATTTGTTTTGCAATGTCCCCGTATGTGGTAACTTTGCCGTATGGAATCGACCGCAATACTTCCCATACGCCTTGGCGGAACGCGCCGCCGATAGGAGCTAACGGAAGTTCAGATGCGTTCGGCATTTTGCCCGCGAAGTAGCGGTCAAGCCAGTCTTTGGTTTTGTTGAACACGGGTATGCCGTCTTGCTCGGCTGCTTTTTCCGGCAGCGTGTCCCCGTGATATTTCTGCCCGTCTATCCAGAGTCCGACGAGTTTCTCACCGTCGCTCGCGAGCGTGAGTTTGCCTATCGGAGATTGATATTCGCAAGAGCAATACATGTTATTTTGTCCCCCCTGAACCATCTCTTTTCCATCTCTTTAGGCGTGTGCGGCAGTGCGCCCTACGCCCCCGCTGTCAGTTGCTTCTGCAGCGCCAGCAGCCGGGCCATGCGCTCGCGTTTGACGGCGGGCGGCGTGTCGTCCGGCAGGCTGGCGGCGGGGGTGCCGGGGCGCTTTGAGTAGATGAACGTGAAAAGATTGTGGAACCGGACGCGCGTGAGCAGTGACAGCGTGTCGGCAAAGTCTGCTTCGCTCTCCCCGGGAAAACCCACGATTACGTCGCTTGTCAGGTCGAGATCCGGCATTCGGGCGCGGGCGTCGTCTATGAGGCGCTCGTAAGACGCCCGGGTGTAGCCGCGGCCCATCGCCCGCAGGATCCGGTCGCTGCCCGACTGAAACGGCAGGTGTAGATGACGCCGGATCTTGGGATTTTCCGCCATTACGTCGAGCATGCGCCGCGTCGCGTCCTTGGGGTGGGAGGTCATGAAGCCGACGGTAAAATCCCCGGAAACCCGGCAGACCGCCGCCAGCAGCGCGGCAAAGTCGATGGGCGGCGTGAGCCCCTTGCCGTAGGAGTTGACGTTTTGCCCCAGCAGCGTCAGCTCCGTGTAGCCGTCCCGAACCAAAGAGGCGACCTCCGCCAGCACGGCCTCCGGCGACCGGCTGCGTTCCCGGCCGCGCACGTGGGGCACGATGCAGTAGGAACAGAAATTGTCGCAGCCGTACATAATGGACACCCAGGCCCGCGGCGGCGCGCTCCGATAGACAGGCAGCCCCTCGGCGAGCGGCCCGCCGCCCTCGTCCCTGTCGAAGATGCGCCCCGTGCGCGACAGCGCCTGCCAGAGGAGTTCCGGAAACCGCGGCAGCGCGTGAGGGCCGAAGACGAGATCGACGTGCCGGTACGAGCGGCGAACCTTCTCCACCGCCTCGGGCTCCTGCATCATACAGCCGCACAGCGCGATGAGCTGGTGCGGCTTGTTTCGCTTCGTGTGGATCAGCGCGCCCACATTGCCCAGCACCCGCATCTCGGCGTGTTCCCGTACGGCGCAGGTGTTGATGACGATGAGATCCGCCTCTTCCTCGCGCGACGTAAAGCCGCAGCCCATCTCAAAGAGCATGCCGCGCAGACGCTCGGAGTCGGCCTCGTTTTGCTGGCAGCCGTACGTGTCCACAAATGCGAGCGGAGGCGCGTCGGCGCCTCCGAACAGAGCCCGCAGACGGGCCATATACGCCTGTTGTTCCGGCGCGTATCCCATGGGTTCACCTCGCGGGGCCGGACGCCCTGTGACGGTGTCCGGCGGAAAAATTTTTTACAGCGAGCTCGGCGTGTAGTTGGGGGCTTCTTTGGTGATGTAGATGTCGTGGGGGTGACTTTCGCGCAGACCGGCGCCCGTGATGGAGATGAAGCGCCCGTGCTGCTGGAGATGGGGGATGTCCGGCGCGCCGCAGTAGAACATGCCGGCCTTGATGCCGCCGGTGAACTGGTAGACCACCTCGGAGACAGGCCCCTTGTACGGCACGCGCCCCTCGACGCCCTCGGGCACCAATTTCTTGTTTTCATCTTGGAAATAGCGGTCGCTGCTGCCCTTCGCCTGCTGCATGGCGCCGATCGACCCCATACCCCGGTAAACTTTGAAGCGGCGGCCCTGGTAGATCTCATTGTCACCGGTGGCCTCCTCGCAGCCGGCAAACAGCGAACCGATCATCACGACGTCGCCGCCGGCGGCCAGCGCCTTGACGATGTCGCCCGAATACTGGATGCCGCCGTCGGCGACGACGGGGATGCCATACTGCTGGGCCGTACAGGCCGCGTCGTAGATGGCGGTGATCTGCGGCACGCCGATGCCGGCTACCACGCGCGTCGTACAGATGGAGCCCGGCCCGATCCCCACCTTGACGGCGTCGGCGCCGGCCTCGCACAGCGCGCGCGCGCCCTCGGCGGTCGCGACGTTGCCGGCCACGAGCTGCGCCTCGGGCCAGCGTGCTTTCAGTGTCTGCAGGGCGTCCAAAATGCCCTTGGAGTGTCCGTGCGCCGAGTCGAGCACCAGCGCGTCCGCGCCCACCTCCAGCAGGGCGGAGGCCCTATCCATCATGTCGGCGGTACAGCCGAGGGCCGCGGCCGCGAGCAGCCGTCCGTCGGCGTCGCGCGCCGAATGCGGGTACATGACGGCCTTTTCGATGTCCTTGATGGTGATAAGCCCCTTGAGGGCGAAGTGTTCGTCCACAAGGGGCAGTTTTTCGATCTTATGGCGGCGCAGGATCTCCTTGGCCTCGGTCAGCGTGGTGCCCACCGGCGCCGTGATCAGGCGGTCGCTCGTCATCACCTCGGAGATCGACCGGGAGAGGTCCTCTTCAAATTTGAGATCGCGGTTTGTCAAAATGCCCACCAAGCGTCCGTTCTGACAGATGGGCACCCCGGAGATGCGGTACTTCGCCATCAAGTTGTCGGCGTCCTCCAGCAGATGTTCCGGAGAGAGGTAAAACGGATTTGTGATGACGCCGTTTTCCGACCGCTTGACTCTGTCCACCTCCACGGCCTGCTGTTCGATGGACATGTTTTTGTGGATGACGCCGATCCCGCCCTCACGCGCGAGGGCGATGGCCATGCGATTCTCGGTGACGGTGTCCATGGCGGCGCTCATCAGCGGCACGTTGAGGACGATGGATTTTGTCAGGTGGGTGCGCAGGTCGATCGCGCGCGGAAGGGTTTCGCTGTGCGCGGGCATCAGCAGGACGTCGTCGAACGTGAGGCCGGCTTTGCTGAATTTGACGGCAAAATCCGCATTGACCATAAAAGAGCCCCCCTGTATATTATCAAAAGTGAGAAGATTCGACACGCGGCTGTCGTGGTCTGTATCTCACAATTCTACTACATACAGGGGGGTCTGTCAAGCGAACGAAACTCCCAAAATTAAGAAATTCTTGCCGTTTCAACAGTCTTCGCGCCCGGCGGCGCGGTGTCATGGCCCGGCTGCTCTCAGCGCCGACAGGCTCATCGAACGCAGGTCCGCGCACGTTTCTCTGGCGGCGGCACGGCGTGCGGCGATCGCGTCGTCGAGGGTCGCGTAGGGCGTAGCGCCGAGGCGGCTGTAGTGGATCTCGTTGTAGCCGGCGTCCCGCAGCTTCTGAAGGGCCGGCACGGCGTCGTAGGACAGCTGAAAGATCAGATACTCCTCATAGGCGTGTTCCGTCTGCCCGGAGAGAAAGCGGTCCACGTTGAAGTGGGCGATGCGCGCGTCGATGTTGGCAAAATTCAGTGCTGTATACCCTACCACCAGCGTCGCCGTCAGGAGGCGGAAGAATCGGACATGCGGCCACAGCGTCTTGCAGAGGACGCCGACGAGCAGCACCGCCATCACCGCCATACCCCAGAGCGTAAACGTGCGCAGGATCGTCAGCCCGTGGACGGCGATGTACAGGCCCATCCTGTACGCCGCCGAGACGAGCATGACCGCCGTGAAACCCATGATCACCGCGCACAGGGCCCGTACGGTTCGCCAGGGTCCCAGGCGGGACCTGTCGGACAGATGCAGGCAGCCGAGCGTCAGCACGAGGTTCAGGCCGGCGACGTAACACAGTTCGAAGAAGCCGGCACGCGCATACTGCGCATAGCCGGACACACCCGCGGGCAGTT contains:
- a CDS encoding helix-turn-helix domain-containing protein, with the protein product MDDNYFQITMGNNVAKYRNIAGFTQPQLAEKIGISTAFISRVERGQKMVRVRTLYRIAEVLSVSCDALLRQDEPSVCLQNIQTLLSNQPHALLPGIEKLIRVCIEQFEAKAVLHELESGEQDTP
- a CDS encoding methylated-DNA--[protein]-cysteine S-methyltransferase → MYCSCEYQSPIGKLTLASDGEKLVGLWIDGQKYHGDTLPEKAAEQDGIPVFNKTKDWLDRYFAGKMPNASELPLAPIGGAFRQGVWEVLRSIPYGKVTTYGDIAKQMAATANKATMSAQAVGGAVGHNPISIIIPCHRVVGSNGSLTGYAGGIATKVKLLAFEGVDMSTLFVPQKGTAL
- the miaB gene encoding tRNA (N6-isopentenyl adenosine(37)-C2)-methylthiotransferase MiaB encodes the protein MGYAPEQQAYMARLRALFGGADAPPLAFVDTYGCQQNEADSERLRGMLFEMGCGFTSREEEADLIVINTCAVREHAEMRVLGNVGALIHTKRNKPHQLIALCGCMMQEPEAVEKVRRSYRHVDLVFGPHALPRFPELLWQALSRTGRIFDRDEGGGPLAEGLPVYRSAPPRAWVSIMYGCDNFCSYCIVPHVRGRERSRSPEAVLAEVASLVRDGYTELTLLGQNVNSYGKGLTPPIDFAALLAAVCRVSGDFTVGFMTSHPKDATRRMLDVMAENPKIRRHLHLPFQSGSDRILRAMGRGYTRASYERLIDDARARMPDLDLTSDVIVGFPGESEADFADTLSLLTRVRFHNLFTFIYSKRPGTPAASLPDDTPPAVKRERMARLLALQKQLTAGA
- the guaB gene encoding IMP dehydrogenase is translated as MVNADFAVKFSKAGLTFDDVLLMPAHSETLPRAIDLRTHLTKSIVLNVPLMSAAMDTVTENRMAIALAREGGIGVIHKNMSIEQQAVEVDRVKRSENGVITNPFYLSPEHLLEDADNLMAKYRISGVPICQNGRLVGILTNRDLKFEEDLSRSISEVMTSDRLITAPVGTTLTEAKEILRRHKIEKLPLVDEHFALKGLITIKDIEKAVMYPHSARDADGRLLAAAALGCTADMMDRASALLEVGADALVLDSAHGHSKGILDALQTLKARWPEAQLVAGNVATAEGARALCEAGADAVKVGIGPGSICTTRVVAGIGVPQITAIYDAACTAQQYGIPVVADGGIQYSGDIVKALAAGGDVVMIGSLFAGCEEATGDNEIYQGRRFKVYRGMGSIGAMQQAKGSSDRYFQDENKKLVPEGVEGRVPYKGPVSEVVYQFTGGIKAGMFYCGAPDIPHLQQHGRFISITGAGLRESHPHDIYITKEAPNYTPSSL